The Spea bombifrons isolate aSpeBom1 chromosome 7, aSpeBom1.2.pri, whole genome shotgun sequence genomic interval GTAAGGGACATCACACTGTGTCTATTTCAAAGTAGTTCATCAGTTTAATGGGAATTTTGGGCACACATTTAACTCCATTAACTTCCAGACTGTTCTAAAAGTAGCAGAGAGTGATGAAGGAAAGTCTCGGTATACGGTGTTGTTTCAATCATAGACAAACACATCAATgctaattaaacaaaaatagaacaTACGTGGAATTTCTTGACTTTGTCGGTTTGATAGTATTGTTTGAGCTTTGCGTTTTCTATcgcctctttcctcctctcagCTTGGTATTTCGCCTCCTCTATATCAATCATCTTTTTAcgctcctcctcctcttcctcgcGAAGTTGTTTGGCTTCTAACTTTTGCTGCCTCATCCCCTGTAGATATATCCACAACACATTAAAATACGAATTCGGCTTAACTACTTAAATACAGGGGGCTGGTATGGAGGGCCGTGCCATTATATTCTTTCTTCAGGAAGAAGTAAAGACAACCGAGGGCGCTCCACTGTCCTCACACACCAAACAGAATGTCCATTTCACTTGTGTTTGCCACTCAACATCAGTTTATTACCTAAAGGAagagtttgtaggagagttgGAGTTTCAAACtccctgacttcactatacattataaagggccaattCCCATAAGCTTCTGCTGTAGGAAAAGCATGGCCGACCctctataatgtatatttaactcAAGGAGATCCTTTCTTTCAGTCTCCCCGCCCATtgaattgtgcattatacaggccCAGTTCAGCTCTCCTTGCTGGTgctagcccttcataatgaataatgaagtgAGCTTCAACCACAACTCACCTATAAACTCTCATGTCAAGTCTCTAAAGAATAATCCCCTTAAGCTGGAAACTAcctatgtgtacgtgtgtgtggcaTTGTAAGTGCCGATTTAGGTGCCCCGTGTCCCCGGTACTTTGCCCCCTCTCATCTGCAAACAGTAATGACCCCATTTTTTGCCAATGTCATGGAAAACCTCTAGATATGCATGAGGGCTGCTCTGAGTAAGAGGCATGGgctgttatgacatcatatttttggtctttctaaataaaatacatttaaagaaaatgccACAACAGTACCCTCCACCAGGACTTCCAGGGCTACCAGAAGACAATTCCCACAGTTTGGTTTTTGAATaaggtgcaggaaataaagaGAAACTGACTAAGGGCAATGGGACCCTTCGCTTCTAAACATAATGCAAGAATAAAGTAACaatgaaaaaagtgaaacaCGCCTTTCTTTGGTACCATAATAAAAGGAACAGCTCCATTAAAAATATGAGAACCAACAAGGGAATTATGGCTTCATATTATAATAGGAGATGACTTTTATGGAGTGTGATTAGAACCGCTGCGGTTATTGATCAGCAAAATATTTGTATGGGATATAATATTACATGCACACGAACTGACATTTTCCTGACCACTTAGTGGTACAAAACATGTCGCTCCTCATCCATAAATACTCACAGCAAGGGTGTTCTTCCAGTTTTTTACCATCTCCTTTGATCGTAAATGCAaagcctctctttctctcttttcttcgtAAAACTCCATCATGTCTTGCTCAATCGTGTTGGTGTAAGTCAGAATTCGTTCCCACTCGGCTTTTGGTAGGACGGTAACCTGGCGAAGGTCGACTGGTTTTGACACAACAAATCCTCTGTCATTCTCCGAATTACTCTCAGCTAAAAGGATAAATGTTTATAATGTACATATTACCAAGTCCTAGATACTCTGGATTTTATTCAAGAATACTGAGCAGACTGGGATGAAAatgaattaaagggacaccccattCATCGTGCAATTCAATTCATTTGATAGCTCCATGGTTCTTTTAAATTTGGTGCATAACGAAAGGACGTGGAGGGGgttggaagctgcagcttctccctaggGTAagcacctttttatttatttattacaaagtGCTTTTATATGCATCATTTGTTAAGGGGGCTCCCAGGGACACCAGAGTCTAGTTGGCACGTGATAAACTTGTCACTATTGAGCTCCGCCAGTGGCACGAGACCCCCATGCACTTGAGCAGAAAGCACAGCCATGAATTTCAATGGAAGCCTCTCTTTCCTAAGATTTCGCACACCTACTTTAATAAATACCGGCCTACCAGATGTGAAGCTTGATAGGCTAGAGTAATACTTTTTGGGCAACTGGTCTTTCTTGGCTGAAAGTTATTGGTCTGTAGTTGTTCCACCTCAATACAaggattttaaaacatattttctaccAATTGCTTGTAAGCTCAGATGAGCAGattccctcttctccttcaatacCGGTGTGTCATAAAATATGTTAATGCTATTGTCATGTTAAATAGTTCTTGTTAAATatgttgtaaaaataatatatatacacacactaccatttaaaagtttggggtcacttagctgttttcatggaaaatactcactggccactttattaggtacccctgttcaattgcttgttaacacaaatagctaatcggccaatcacatggcagcaactcaatgcatttaggcatgtagacgtggtcaagacaacttgctgaagttcaaaccgagcatcagaatgggtaagaaaggggatttaagtgactttgatcatggcatggttgttggttgttggtgccagacaggctggtctgggtatttcagaaactgccgatctactgggatttaaacgcacaaccatctctagggtttacagagaatggtccaaaaattatccagtgagcggcagttgtgtggacggaaatgccttgttgatgtcagaggtcagaggagaatgggcagaaaggcaacagtaactcaaataaccactcgatacaaaccaaggtatgcagaataccatctctgaacacacaacacatcgaaccttgaagcagatgggctacagcagcagaagaccacaccgggtgacactcctgtcagctaagaatggggaactgaggctacaattcacacagaaaCACCAAAATGGGGCAATCGTAGACTGGAAGAACTGGCAGgttcagactttggcgtaaacaacatgaaagcatggatccatcctgccttgtatcaacgattcaggctggtggtggtggtggtgtaatggtgtgggggacatttcaCACTTTGGGCTCCTTAATACCAATTGAGTATCATTTAAACGTGACAACCTAcatgagtattgttgctgaccatgtccatcccgcAGTGTACCCATcgtctgatggctacttccagcaggaccatgtcacaaagctcatatCATCTCAcgctggtttcttgaacatgacaataatttcactgaactccaatggcctccacagttaccagatctcaatccaatagagcacctttgggatgtggtggaacagaaGATTCACATCacggatgtgcagccgacaaatctgcagcaactgcgtgatgccatcatatccatacggaccaaaatctctgaggaatgttttcagcaccttgtagaaagtatgcaaCAAAGTTCTTAtagcaaaagggggtccaactcggtactagcaaggtgtacccaataaagtgaccagtgagtgtatgtgtgcaaTGTAATAACAGTAGGGTTTCCACCTGGTCTGAATTTGCTTATGACtgatatgtattgtattgtcatgtgtaatatatatggtATTAATGCTATACGAGGAGAAAAAAACCCACTCCTCCAGTTGGTCACATTCAGTCTGACGCACACATTCACACTCTCACTAAATGAACATGGACACTGCGAAAGAATGAAAACTTTTTCATACGGAGTccgcaaaacaaaacaaaaaaacaagagaaaaatcCGTATAGCGACTGAGCAgagagtacaaaaaatacaggtCTCCATGGTAGCCTATTGGTGACAGATATTAGTGACATGATAACGTTATGGGTTTTAGCGGAATGTTGCATAGGGTTGTATTTACATCAATAACCCCTCTGCTCACCTGATTGCACCCTGCTGTTCTGCCCTCTTCTCCTGCCATGCTGCACAACAGGGGCAAAAGCAGAGGCCATGCTCCTCGATAGACCAGCTTCTGGCGTCCTGATCCCAGGCTCCCGGGTATTGTTGGTATCCCGTTGCCTGACAACAGCCCATTGAAGTGTCACTTTTTTGTGGGTACGTTGCCTggatacaagcagctgcagCTAAACACAAGAGACACAATTCCAACTTACTTTAGATATTACGGCACTTATTGTAGTCCAGCGGGGGTCTTTTGGTACTTAACGTTACAGTCTTTAGTGTTTAAGACTTGCTATAACCTGCCTCCAGACGACGAGTCGCAGTAGATAAACTTCAGCCAACGACTGCACTGTTTATTGTAACAGTGTTGACTGGAATGGAGGCGTCGGTGTCGTGATGCATCGTGTCTCTCATGTGTAGAACTCAATGTATAAATAACTGCTTAATTTCCTGCAGCCATATTCGATGAATGTTTTGTAAACCCCCTGACATCCTCGTTGGTAATtctgaattaaatataatattacggGTTTGGAAAAGTGACAGCAAATTCGCATTTTTATATTGGATAAGACGTCTTCGTTTATGTATGCTGCGCAATCGTATTGTACTATTCTGTTATTGTATTCAGcatttgttttgattttcttCACCTTTGTTTCCATTTCATTAATTTTGAACTAAGGGCTCCCTGCCCAAATAAAAGATGGCCGCTGCTCGAAAATGATGCACTCGTGCCCTTTGCCCTGCAGGTGGCCTCTGGCTGCGAGTGAGCGTTAATCCTACGGTGTCGGCAGAGTAAGAGCGGAGTATACTAGCGCCCGTTCATCTAAAAGACTTGGCTGGTCAATTTCCACCGGACCCGACAAAATACAAGCGATCTCCGTGCAGTGAGTGGGCgagtctaataataataataataataataatgttacattATTCGGGGAATATATTTCCATGTACATTATGTTATAGAGACATTTAAGTACATAAAGGGCTTAAGCAGAGTACAAGGGAAATTTATATAAAaggtaattatttaaaaataaaggatCACAGGCTTAGATCTGATATTggcaaattttattttactgagagggtgcgagataagtggaatagtctcccagcagaggtggcagaggcTAGTACTGTAAAGGTATTTTAACACTGTTGAGACAGGATTAAAGTCTAGCTAAAGTTTTGAGGTTTTATTTTAGGGTCTGTATTTCAGTTTAGTGGGGTATAACCAATGGATTTAGCAAATTCCTTCCTTACATAGTTAACTGGCATAAAGTAAGGGTGATGTAACGTTGTGTAATGTTATCCCTCGTACGTTCTGGCCTCCCCGCGCTGGTCAAGACAGAAGCTGCTGGTGAGGagtatatgataaatatatatatatatatattagtattagaGTGAGAGAGTATttctaagtgtgtgtgttagcatgaatgtatatgtgtaagagtgtgtgcgtgtgaatgtctgtgtttgtgtagatgtatgtatgtgtgtgttagcgtgaaagTGTGTGCGcgtataaatatgtgtgccagtgtataTATGAGTTACCGGTGGGGGCAGTTAGggtcacttggctttacctgcccgcCCTCCTCCGGGCCAGATGgtgccagcccccccccctgcatCTCATGCAGAAGGTTTGTCGGATCAATCTGGATAGATTACTTGGGTAGATCTTAATCTGGCTTTAAAGCGGTGGGGCCACATAGTCCTCTCTAGTCCGGCCCTGGCTCGCTTATATGCTTCTCTCCATAGGTGGGTTTTTAGTGAGCAGTTGGAGGTTTTCTCTGCAATCTGATTGGTTGCAGCACTGAGGGTCCCTTTTACATATGCTTCTAGAGACATCCACCTTTAAACGTATGACTGAAACCTTTACATATGGACTTGTCACAGTCCTGTTTACATGCATAAGGCTTCTTGAAGATGTCGGGTCTGGGAGCTTCTTGACCTCACAATGTCGCGATGATGCCGCTTTGGGTAGTTTTATACATTTCATCTCCAATTGTTTCCCTTTGTTGCAGAAATGAAGGTGCTCCTGGTGTTTGATTTCGACCACACTATTATTAATGATAACAGCGACACGTGGATTGTCCAATGTGCTCCTGAGAAGAAGCTTCCGTATGGTCTACAGAACTCCTACGAGAAAGGGAAATGGACGGAGTACATGGGCAGAATCTTCAGCTACCTCGGTGAACAAGGAATACGAGAGGATGACATGAAAAGAATCATGATCGCGATACCGTATACCCCGGGCATGACCGAGCTGCTTCAGTTTATCGGCCAAAACAAAGATCACTTTGATTGCATTATCATCTCTGATTCCAACACCATTTTTATTGATTGGATTCTGTCTCACGCAAACGTCCACAATGTGTTTGATAAGGTTTTCACCAATCCCGCAGCTTTCGATTCCCTCGGGAATCTCCATGTCCACAATTTTCATGTCCATCATTGTGCGAGTTGCCCCAAGAACCTGTGCAAGAGAAAAGTGTTAGAAGAGTTTGTGGCCAAGCAGTCCCTCGGCGGAGTTCAGTATTCTAAAATCGTATATATCGGCGATGGAGGAAACGACCTCTGTCCGGTAACGTTCCTTAAGAAGGGCGACATCGCGATGCCCCGGGAGGGTTACACGTTGGAGAAACGCATTTCCAAGGACCTAGATATAATAGATTCGTCTATCAGCGTTTGGTCAACCGGCAGCGAGATATTGTCTCGGTTGAAATCGCTCttagaagaataaaaaataataaatgagatAATTGTTGTTTGGGTTGCAGTCGTATATTGTTTCTTCCACAATAAATcctaatgtaatttatttaacgAGCGATAAAAAGGCTATTCAGTAGCGCAGTGTTGTTAGAGAATATTATCTTTGTTCAATCTTGATTTAATTTGCCTAAATTGTTCGATATATTCCAGGGTTAAAGCAACCATCCTTTTCTTCGCTATGTGTTAGGAGCCTCTTCTGCAAAACGGcttggccggccctgtataatgcatagttaatgtaGGCACCATTCTTAGGTcgtctgatttaactatacattaagcAGTGTCGGCTTAGACCGTTTGGCCAGAGAAGcttctgatatatttttatatatgtttgttatatttccaaaataaataaaccaggacatttttaaacaaacattCTATTTCTTTCAGGTCCTGAATTGTAATTCTGCTTGGAAATTTCAGTGTCCCTGGAAATGGACTAGTGAATTCAGTATATTTCAGCATCCCTTGGGGTCATGCTGGTCATCCGGCACATTGGGCAAATACCTTCTAGGCCACTGGCCAAGGGGGCCGCACAATCACCCGATTAATGTGCCTGGATATGCCCGTCCACGAGCTACATGAACATAGATACCTAGTATGTGGCTGCGCATATCCAGCCGCTAGCCGTTCTTACGTCATCAGGTAGCCGCTGGTCAAATACTGATCCCTTTGCAGGCCAATATGAAAAGCTTTGTTGGTCACAGACGAGAagggaataaatatttatttatggcgTGATTGAATCAAGTCTTCCcatgtctgtgtattttttaatcACCGTACAATAACACTGCCAATTAACTCTTTCATTGTATGCTGAAAGTCTAGTGCGTGCGCTTAAATGAAATCATACCTCTAGTGTTCAGTGCCATAAAATTGTGACTTTTACATAGCTCTGGCATCCGAGGGGTTAACAGTGAATAAGTGTATGGCTAAATGCATTGCTGGTACAAACGTATTGCTATCTGTCCATTGATAACAGAGTATTTACACGTTCTGCGATTATCCCGCGGTACGTCAAAGGCTGACGTTAACAAATGCTGCGACCGACGATATGTACTAATATTTGAATGATTCATTCTTTAATCCACTGCCGAAGCAGATCTATCCCGAACAACATGGCGTTTGTAATGTAACCGAATAACGATAATAAAAACGAGCTTTGTAAAAGAACTTCTCTTCAGTCTTGTGCTTTTAGGACATTGCGGCGATCGtactaaaagaaaacaaaaatagacgtttttttgcatttttcctCGTAAAATGCCCCATATAGTAACGGGCAACCCAGTCTGTGATCAGAAATAAATGCGGCTACCTCCTCGGTCATTTGGCAAATGAAATCGGCAAAAGCAGgtgttctttacagtaagaataGTAGATTTAAAGATTACGTTTTCACTCTTACGGATTTTGTTGCCTGTTAAGCACATAATTAAAAGCGGAGATTTTTGTCTTCTTATTATTTGCGGGCAAAGTTGGAAAGTATTTCAAGGAACCGTCTGGAACTTAAGCCCAGACCCACTCCATCAGCACCTTCGGGGTTTGCATTATTGACCATGatggccctttaaatgttttttgttgtttcttttttttaagaattctgTTTTTAATCCAAAACCAACCAGATTATACGATAGGAAAGGCTTTATTTTCACGTAACGCTGTAGTGTTTGCTGACTTGCTTTAAAGTCTTAGTCTATTCTAGAGAAATGCTCTTGTTGCATCTAAGCAGATTACTTCGCAAGCAAATTACTTTTGACACGACCTTAAACATTTGGCCAAGCTTTCTATAATCCCTATGAACGTATCCTTGTAAACTATATTAAAGGGGGAGTTCCaagaataacaatatttttcttttcatacaatacatttattcaaaGGATATGACGAAGCTagaattggcagactaagacaaatcgatatattaggtaaagagggttcTGCTTAAAAGCTTAtaagagtaaaaaaatatttttttggttaaaaactAAAATCTGTTATGTAATTAGACTATTAGATTATGAACCTGCATTATATTGTATGAAAATAGCATCTGCAAATATTGGTATGAATGTGAGCAGCTATTATTTGAAATTATCTATAATTCATTTCAATGAATTGCAGGATATTATAAAATTTCAAAATTAAAATCTTTTCTGTATATAGGCTATTACATTATGAACCTACATCATATTGCTTTAAAATAACACCCGCAAATATGACTAATAAAGTTATCAGTTattgatatttaataataaataatacattttaataaacatgcatattataagatttaaaaatactgtttttgtatttccaaaataaaatatataattagactATTGGATTAGGAACCTATATCATGTTGTTTAAAATGGCACCTGTaattattcatattaaagtgGCCAATCATTTCAAATTATTGATAATTAATTTCAATTaactaatgttttattattagttgatttaaaaaaagctttatttttttctttataaaaccatctattatataataaaactatTAGATTATGGGCCTGTatcatattgttttaaaatagcatcaataaatattgatatttaaGTGATTGATAACTTCATTTAACTGAtgtatagtattaaaaaatatatgtatttattttttctttctaaataacatCTAATTTATAATTAGGCTATTAGATTATGAAActatatcatattttttaaaatattatctttAGATATTGATATTAAAGTAACCTATCATTTAAAGTGATTGATAATTTTAATTAActgatgtatattatttaaaaaaaatatttaaaaaaaataatttttatttataaataacatcTATTACGTAGTTAGACTATTAGATTATAATGCTTTAAAATAGCAtctttaaatattgattttaaagTGACCAATTATTAAAAGTGATTGataattttgttatttcaaaaaaacattttaatgtttttttttttatatatgaaaaacatcTATTATGTAATATGACTAATAAatcatattgttttaaaatagcacctgTAAATATTGATATTAAAGAGACCAGCCATTCATGGAAAGCACGTTTGTGACCTTTGCATTAAAGGAGATAGGGGACGAGGGGATGCAGGGAGGATGGGGAGCAGATGGGATACCGAAATAGGATGATCCATCCCCTCCCCAGGCATTTCCATTCCTAACATGGTCAACAAGGAGGTGCTGTATCCAATGGAATCATCTTAGGAAACATAAGCAGGAGCCTGGCTCTCTTATCCATCTGGATACATTAACACTTCATAGCCCTGGGAGGAGAGAGCTCAGTGTTTACCAGGTAAAGTCTTATCATAATTCACATAGCTGCAGATCCATTGTATTCATTCCATAGGGATGTTGGGTATCTAGGCTATGACTCTGAATGATTTATTAGAACAGGACATTATCATCTGTCTCATGCACCCAGATCAGCACTAATACCCCGCAGACAAAGGGAGAGCCCATCACAAGCAATGGAACGCACGAGCCATTCAATCCATGCTACCGCTAATTGAGTTTTATTATCTGCACATATACTGCTGCACTTGCAGAACACATTGCATGTACAGCCTGCTAACGGAAATAATGTATGATATAAACTCATTGATCATACACGTGAACAACTCACATAGATAGGGTGATTTAACTAATGTGCACGGGGCACTGAAGCAGTTAAATTGGTACACTAGCACATGCATGCTGAATGTTAAACCTTTGCCACAGCAAAGCAACAATGCACATCAGATCCAGCATACCCAGTGTGGCAGGGAGAGGGTTAACTGACACCAGCACAGCGTTCTTATTATTTCATTGTATAAAAGTGAATGGTGATAGTGACAGTGAAGGGTTGCTAATGTTTTGGCAGCCAGTTGGTTAAAGGATTTGCATGCCTTTGTCTTATGGATTGGCGTCTGCTCTGTGTGGCACCTGAAGCAGACGCAGCGCCCAGAAGCCCCGTGCCATGGTGGGAAGGGCAGATTATTCCGCAAACTGCTCCCCAGCCTGACTGCTCCCCATTAATCCCAGCAGCTGTTACAGAGAAGGTCTCGGAACGCATGGTAATGGATCTTATATTTAGAACAATTGTTCTATTTAAGTATCGGAAGCTTTCACTTATAGAAGAACATCTTATTCACAGCAGGCAGAGGCTTTTTATACTGCATGATTATTTCATTGTGAATATTAtatagaaacgtagaatttgacATCAGATAGGACCCATTCAACCCATcgtgtctgcccatttttctgaatcagtccttggtctcgtctaagattcaggatagccttaatgtctatcccatgcatactcccttactgtatttgcccgcaccacttctgatgggaggcagttccatttatctaccaccctctgagtaaagtaaaacttccttacgttacatctaaattactttttaatctGCAGAGGAGAATACAAGATTCAGGGAGATGATCTGAGAAATATACAGGTAGACAGTACTATGTTCTGTGTTCTCTGCTTAGAGTTTGATTCATTTGGAACAGAATCCAATCTTTGCGTTGTCAGAGATTATCTGTTTGAaactttgaaaatgtaaatgttcttGCAAGTATGGCATGGGACTAAACCTAAATAAAAGGTTGTTAGTATGTATGGATAATATACTGTGGAATGCCATggaattattgtaattatttccaGGGCCAGACTGACGACGATGAGGCAGCTCTGTGGCTTTAAGGCTGGTGGCCACCAATGACAGATAAACGCTgccgacggctggatatatcAGAGGCTTCACGCTACATTTATGTGCTCATGCAGCGCATGGCCGGGCATATCCAACCGATGGCCGCACACTTTAGCACCCGATGTGCTGCTTCTGGGGGGGGTGGTTGAGCAATGTCAGCCAGTAGCCCACCTGCATTGGCCCAATGTGCTAGTCTAGCCCTGGTTGTGTCTGGAGgtgaaaaatatttggttttgtAAATATCTGTTTAATTTTATAGCAATGACACTAAAAGACCAAGAGGATTACTGCTTCACCTATAAAGATCCAACTCAC includes:
- the PHOSPHO2 gene encoding pyridoxal phosphate phosphatase PHOSPHO2 → MKVLLVFDFDHTIINDNSDTWIVQCAPEKKLPYGLQNSYEKGKWTEYMGRIFSYLGEQGIREDDMKRIMIAIPYTPGMTELLQFIGQNKDHFDCIIISDSNTIFIDWILSHANVHNVFDKVFTNPAAFDSLGNLHVHNFHVHHCASCPKNLCKRKVLEEFVAKQSLGGVQYSKIVYIGDGGNDLCPVTFLKKGDIAMPREGYTLEKRISKDLDIIDSSISVWSTGSEILSRLKSLLEE